In one window of Camelus dromedarius isolate mCamDro1 chromosome 7, mCamDro1.pat, whole genome shotgun sequence DNA:
- the MTURN gene encoding maturin yields the protein MDFQQLADVAEKWCSNTPFELIATEETERRMDFYADPGVSFYVLCPDNGCGDNFHVWSESEDCLPFLQLAQDYISSCGKKTLHEVLEKVFKSFRPLLGLPDADDDAFEEYSADVEEEEPEADHPQMGVSQQ from the exons ATGGATTTCCAGCAGCTGGCTGACGTTGCGGAGAAATGGTGTTCCAACACGCCCTTCGAGCTCATCGCCACCGAGGAGACCGAGCGCAGGATGGATTTCTACGCCGACCCCGGCGTCTCCTTCTATGTGCTGTGCCCGGACAACGGCTGCGGGGACAATTTT CACGTGTGGAGTGAGAGCGAGGACTGCCTGCCTTTTTTGCAGCTAGCACAGGATTACATCTCCTCCTGCGGCAAGAAGACGCTCCACGAAGTCTTGGAAAAAGTCTTCAAGTCTTTCAGACCT TTACTGGGGCTTCCGGATGCAGATGATGATGCGTTTGAAGAGTACAGTGCAGACGTGgaagaggaggagccagaggCGGACCACCCCCAAATGGGGGTCAGTCAGCAGTAG